Proteins from one Anastrepha obliqua isolate idAnaObli1 chromosome 2, idAnaObli1_1.0, whole genome shotgun sequence genomic window:
- the LOC129238250 gene encoding mucin-2, whose amino-acid sequence MKSAIFGLLLAFAVADARRLVNPCTQVGVFAATDNEKSFYDCHLNEDGSFSIKYLTCATGHVFDSSVGYCMPETTFQIEVRADLRDGDDIENISTTTPTTGDIAKPTVPSRVRADLRDGDDIENISTTTPKTGDIAKPTVPTRVRADLRDGDDIENISTTTPKTGDIAKPTVPTRVSADLRDGDDVENISTTTPTTGDIAKPTVPTSSADNSSATDESTTSDATTTEKIDPNEETETTEKTSSTEDSETTEETTEATTTEKTSSTEDSETTETTEKTTEVTTTEETASTEATTTEKTSSTEDSETTEKTTEATTTEKTSSTEDSETTEKTTEATTTEKTSSTDTTDSTEPETTTLPSFDCPDVGFFPQSGSCDKFAFCADIDGEVIYYLQSCPTGQQFDYNNSYCDANFDCSA is encoded by the coding sequence atgaaatcaGCTATCTTTGGATTACTTTTAGCTTTTGCTGTCGCCGATGCGAGACGTTTGGTGAATCCTTGCACTCAAGTTGGAGTTTTCGCGGCTACTGATAATGAGAAAAGTTTTTATGATTGCCACCTCAACGAAGACGGTAGTTTTAGCATTAAATATTTGACTTGTGCCACTGGACACGTTTTTGATAGCAGTGTCGGGTATTGTATGCCAGAAACCACTTTCCAAATTGAAGTAAGAGCAGATTTGAGAGACGGTGATGATATTGAAAACATTTCTACAACAACACCGACAACAGGTGATATCGCAAAACCTACCGTTCCCAGTAGAGTAAGAGCAGATTTGAGAGACGGTGATGATATTGAAAACATTTCTACAACAACACCGAAAACAGGTGATATCGCAAAACCTACCGTTCCCACTAGAGTAAGAGCAGATTTGAGAGACGGTGATGATATTGAAAACATTTCTACAACAACACCGAAAACAGGTGATATCGCAAAACCTACCGTTCCTACTAGAGTAAGTGCAGATTTGAGAGACGGTGATGATGTTGAAAACATTTCTACAACAACACCGACAACAGGTGATATCGCAAAACCTACCGTTCCCACTAGTAGCGCTGATAATAGCTCGGCAACAGATGAGAGTACTACTTCAGATGCTACAACTACTGAAAAAATAGATCCAAATGAAGAAACTGAAACCACTGAAAAAACATCATCAACTGAAGATTCTGAAACTACTGAGGAAACAACTGAAGCTACAACCACTGAAAAAACATCTTCAACCGAAGATTCTGAAACTACTGAGACTACTGAGAAAACAACTGAAGTTACAACCACTGAAGAAACAGCGTCAACTGAAGCTACAACCACTGAAAAAACATCTTCAACCGAAGATTCTGAAACTACTGAGAAAACAACTGAAGCTACAACCACTGAAAAAACATCTTCAACCGAAGATTCTGAAACTACTGAGAAAACAACTGAAGCTACAACCACTGAAAAAACATCATCAACTGACACCACAGATTCCACTGAACCAGAAACTACTACCTTACCGTCATTTGATTGCCCTGATGTCGGTTTCTTCCCCCAGTCTGGTTCTTGCGACAAGTTCGCTTTTTGTGCCGACATTGATGGTGAAGTAATATACTATTTGCAAAGCTGCCCAACGGGTCAACAATTTGACTATAACAACTCATATTGTGATGCCAATTTTGATTGTTCTGCGTAG